From the genome of Solanum pennellii chromosome 6, SPENNV200:
ACAGTCCAAATAAGCTCGCATgagattgaattttttaatttcagttttagATTAATCGGTTTGGATATAAAGAATACAAGTATAGTAATTTGTACTGCATAAAGTACGAATACAAAAAGGAGCAAAGAATTTCAATTCCATAGATAAGTGCAGGAAACTTCTGTCTTCGTTATGAATATTCAACCAGATGTGCTAGGTATAATTAATGGGAAAATTACGCaacatagctatagtttgctataattatcactcgcgattaacattatatattaatttcgtGGCCTGActtcgaatttgtataattagtcatgtttgtatatgtacaattcgccagaatatacaaatacatatgtataatatacaattatttaacctatatacatatataattcacctctctcccactctctgccctctctcgcttgcctttctcctccttctcccaatctcgcgcgcctctctcctccctctcccaatctcgcttgccctacaaatatatatgtttgatatacaattatatatatatacaattcacctctctcccactctctgccctctctcactcgcctctctcctccctctctcgatatcgttcgcctctctcccaatctctcttgccatatatacaaatacatatgtataatatacaattatctagccaatatacatatacaattcacctttctcccactctttttcCCCTCTCTCGCCTATCTCCTCTCTCTCCTAGTCTCGCTCGTCTCTTTCCTCcgtataacatgtagctacaaattgtcattatcaaactatagctatgaagagtaattaattatttttaagtggctatatgtgaaagtttcccttAATTAATCCAATATTCCTATTCGAGgagatttgtattttttttttaatttatgtaatttttaactgtgtaatttttatttaaaaaattcaaataatcatatttgaattcatacaaacaaaaaataaataaatagacaaTTGGATACTTTTActctaataaataattttttatactatCAGGTTAAACAAACATTCAtgttaaataaagtaaataacaTATTAATTGAAATACACTATACAtagtgtaaaaaaataatttaattaattgacaCTTAATAGGAATCCCTTGTTCGCGGGAAATTTGGTTTGTTCTTGTTGTTTAAAGCGTAATAATCGACAGAGCAATTCGTAAACGGTCAATCACAACAACATTCACTCTTCATCGTTGAAATCGTCGGATTTGGGTTTGTTCAATTCTCCCAAACTGCATTGGGATCCGTGCCAAAACAACTAATTTACTGTAATTTGTTCCACTTTAggtcttaaataaaataaacaacacCCCATTATATCCATTCTTCACACAAACAATGATTTGATCTAATCGGAACTAACTGCAACATTGCTGCTTTTCTGATATCCAGTACGGTTTCTTTTTATgcaaatatttcatttcatttaaatttgGATCACAGACCTCGTGTGAACACGAAATGTTTTAGTACATCAGACTACCTTGTTGTATAAGTGTTTTATATTTTCCTACTAGTTTTTCAAGATCAAATTgtgtattattaattttcaaaacctTGAGTTATATGCTTTTGTTTGATGTGATTATTGTTTTAAGAGTTAAGTAACACATTTATTTCCTTTTGAGTATAGTTGATTGAGAATCATTTTATATGCTTCATCTTAGTCGTTTCAATTCCAGGTTGATCATGGCAACAAAAGGAAATCCAGGGGATAACAGAAATAAAAGCTTTTTACCATCATTACTTATCATAGCTGCACTTTGTTGTTTCTTCTATGTTCTTGGAGTGTGGAAAAGAAGTGGTTTTGGGAAGGGAGACAGCATAGCACTTGAAATAACAAAGAAGGCAGAGGACTGCGGTATCCTTCCTAATTTGGAGTATGAAACTCACCATGGGAATCAAAGCACCTCGTTCGATGATCCCAAGCAAGATGTCAAGGAGATTGAGCCATGTGGCGAGCAATACATTGATTATACACCATGTCATGATCAAATGCGAGCAATGACATTTCCTCGAGAAAATATGAACTATAGGGAGAGACATTGTCCTCCAGATGAAGAGAAGCTGCATTGTCTTATTCCAGCTCCAAAAGGATATGTCACTCCTTTTTCATGGCCAAAGAGTCGTGACTATGTACCTTTTGCGAATGCACCACATAAGAGCTTAACAGTTGAGAAGGCAGTGCAAAATTGGGTTCAATATGAAGGAGATGTATTTAGATTTCCAGGTGGTGGAACACAGTTCCCCAATGGGGCAGATGCATATATTGATCAACTTGCTTCTGTTATACCGATTGAAAATGGTACTGTAAGAACTGCATTGGATACCGGATGTGGGGTGAGTCAAAGCTTTCTACAATATCCTCCATTGCTCTATCTGTCTAGTGTTTTACTTCTTTTGAATGAAAACCTTACTAGTTGGAGTTCATGACGGTGAATGGTACtttctaaaattttgaattaactCCTTGGTTCTCCAAAGTGGTGTTTGACTGCGTACTAgttttgaatttgaatgtttGTGTATGATTTGTGATATCATAGGTTGCAAGTTGGGGTGCATACCTTTTCAAGAAGAATGTTCTAACCATGTCCTTCGCACCCAGAGACTCGCATGAAGCTCAAGTTCAATTTGCTTTGGAAAGAGGTGTACCAGCAGTTATTGGTGTACTTGGAACCATAAAATTGCCATATCCATCTAGAGCTTTTGATATGGCGCATTGTTCACGTTGTTTGATTCCTTGGGGTGCAAATGGTAAGGATCTGTCGTTTTGGAGATTTTTGTCCACTTGCAACTGCTAACTCCTTCTCTTGCAATAGTTGTTGAAAGGCAGGATAACATAACTGGCTTACTGCTCCTTCCATCCTCTACTAATCCATATAAACATCATCACTAATCTTGACCGAAGTTGCCTTGTGCTCATGATATTCTCCTTACTAATCTATATAAAAATCATCACTAATCTTGATCAAAGTTGCCTTGTGCTCATGATATTCTCATTAttaatcaatacacatttttaATTCTCATTTTGGTAATGTACCAAGTCGAATGAGCAAATTCAATATGGAGTGTCTGCACTGGTATAGAGTTAGAACACAAATGCTGTTTCTGTTTGTTGTTTGTTTCCTAACAAAATTCTACTTTCTCAACAGATGGATTGTACATGACGGAGGTAGACCGAGTGCTCAGACCAGGGGGCTACTGGGTACTTTCAGGT
Proteins encoded in this window:
- the LOC107022778 gene encoding probable methyltransferase PMT2, which produces MATKGNPGDNRNKSFLPSLLIIAALCCFFYVLGVWKRSGFGKGDSIALEITKKAEDCGILPNLEYETHHGNQSTSFDDPKQDVKEIEPCGEQYIDYTPCHDQMRAMTFPRENMNYRERHCPPDEEKLHCLIPAPKGYVTPFSWPKSRDYVPFANAPHKSLTVEKAVQNWVQYEGDVFRFPGGGTQFPNGADAYIDQLASVIPIENGTVRTALDTGCGVASWGAYLFKKNVLTMSFAPRDSHEAQVQFALERGVPAVIGVLGTIKLPYPSRAFDMAHCSRCLIPWGANDGLYMTEVDRVLRPGGYWVLSGPPINWRVNYQAWQRPKEELEEEQRKIEEMAELLCWEKKHEKGETAIWRKRVNNEYCRERDSRITLCESSNAANVWYKKMEACITPYPETTNSDEVAGGGLKPFPDRLNTVPPRIASGSVPGFSVESFKEDNKLWKKHVNSYKRVNKILDSGRYRNIMDMNAGLGSFAAALESPKLWVMNVVPTIAEKDTLGVVYERGLIGIYHDWCEAFSTYPRTYDLIHANRVFSLYKDKCSVEDILLEMDRILRPEGAVILRDHVDVLTQVKRIANGMRWNIKMVDHEDGPLIPEKVLFAVRKYWVVGDNNSTV